The DNA sequence CTTCTCTTGACACGGGTCGAAAAAGGTTTTGTAGTCTTTATATTCAGTTTTGTACTGTCCGGCAAGTTGTCCGCCGCTCATACTAGAATTGGGATACCAGCAGATGTTGGAGTAGGACATAATGACTGTATATGACCAAACCATAGCCAAAATTCGCCAACTACCAGAATCTCTAGTACAGGAAGTAAATGATTTCGTAGAATACCTACTAATGAAGCACAACCGGGAATTGCTAGAAATTGCCGAATCAGACTT is a window from the Aerosakkonema funiforme FACHB-1375 genome containing:
- a CDS encoding DUF2281 domain-containing protein; translated protein: MTVYDQTIAKIRQLPESLVQEVNDFVEYLLMKHNRELLEIAESDFSDYLTNLEDYEERLARGEIQW